A stretch of Deltaproteobacteria bacterium DNA encodes these proteins:
- a CDS encoding 3-hydroxyacyl-ACP dehydratase, translated as MCFAGIDIGSRTIELVVVDDAGEIVLSLQTDTGFDPKSEADNLVNGVSFDRIMATGYGRNLFEISFDAPTVTEIKAHVRGVLAIFPGARTVLDIGGQDSKAIVLYENGKVKKFEMNDRCAAGTGKFLEIMAKTLGFEIEAFGREALMAKKDLNISSMCTVFAESEVTSLIAKGLSRREIARGLHTSVIRRAASMINRVSSEGDIVFTGGVAKNQCIRKLLSEKLGREIHIPDDPQMIGALGAALLAADNR; from the coding sequence ATGTGTTTTGCGGGAATCGACATCGGCTCGCGCACCATTGAACTGGTGGTTGTGGATGATGCGGGTGAAATCGTCCTCAGCCTTCAGACAGACACCGGCTTTGATCCCAAAAGCGAGGCCGATAATCTGGTAAATGGGGTGAGCTTTGATCGTATCATGGCCACCGGCTACGGCCGAAACCTGTTTGAGATCTCCTTCGATGCGCCGACGGTCACGGAAATCAAAGCCCATGTCAGGGGTGTACTGGCCATTTTCCCCGGTGCGCGGACCGTGCTGGATATCGGTGGACAGGACAGCAAGGCCATTGTGCTGTACGAAAACGGTAAAGTGAAAAAATTCGAAATGAACGACCGCTGCGCAGCCGGCACCGGAAAATTTTTGGAGATTATGGCCAAGACGCTGGGTTTTGAAATCGAGGCCTTTGGCCGGGAAGCACTTATGGCGAAGAAAGATCTCAATATTTCCAGCATGTGTACGGTATTTGCCGAATCCGAGGTCACTTCCCTGATCGCAAAAGGGCTAAGCCGCAGGGAAATCGCCCGGGGTTTGCACACCAGCGTCATCCGCCGGGCCGCCAGCATGATCAATCGTGTGTCATCGGAAGGGGATATTGTTTTTACCGGCGGTGTGGCCAAAAATCAGTGTATACGTAAACTCCTTTCAGAAAAATTGGGTCGTGAAATCCACATACCCGATGATCCGCAAATGATTGGCGCTCTGGGTGCGGCGCTGCTGGCTGCGGACAATCGGTGA
- a CDS encoding amino acid ABC transporter substrate-binding protein, with protein MKRGTLLALVALIVTFGLAFAPVAHAKAIDKIVIGHAATLSGKYAKAGEQATGGIQAIVDWVNTVYGGVTVNGKRVPLEYRKYDCESKKESVTSLLERLITTDKVNFLFAPYTSGLTLAGAPIAEKYGIVYMDHGGASDKIFRQGFEYIVQTIGPASKYHAGTLDMIRKIDPGPRRIALAYEDSEFARSVMKGTEAHARKLGFDIVFKRTYPKGVTDLTPLLSDLKAAKPEIVLGGGHFQDGQLFNRQMADLDINVKALSLIAAATLPAFYDALKENAEGVMGPSHWEYGVTFSKEDAKKEGYRWIGPSQDEFVSLFKKAVGKDIIPDYHGAEAGAAVLALVLGVENAGSVDSNAVRAALGNLEFMSFYGTWKIDDTGKQVGHSMVDVQWQNAKRVIVWPEAAKTGNVIYPKPDFK; from the coding sequence ATGAAGAGAGGGACCTTGTTAGCATTAGTGGCGTTGATTGTAACCTTCGGACTTGCGTTCGCTCCGGTTGCACATGCCAAAGCGATTGACAAAATCGTCATAGGGCATGCCGCGACCCTTTCCGGAAAGTACGCCAAGGCCGGTGAGCAGGCGACGGGCGGCATCCAGGCCATCGTCGACTGGGTCAACACTGTGTACGGGGGAGTCACCGTAAACGGTAAAAGGGTGCCCCTGGAGTACCGCAAATACGATTGTGAGTCGAAAAAAGAATCGGTTACCAGCCTTCTGGAAAGGTTGATTACCACCGACAAGGTAAACTTCCTGTTCGCTCCCTACACCTCCGGCCTGACATTGGCGGGGGCTCCCATCGCGGAGAAGTACGGAATTGTCTATATGGACCATGGAGGCGCCAGCGACAAGATCTTCCGGCAGGGATTCGAATACATCGTTCAGACCATCGGCCCCGCCTCAAAGTATCATGCAGGCACCCTGGACATGATCAGGAAGATCGATCCCGGCCCCAGGCGGATTGCCCTCGCATATGAGGATTCGGAGTTCGCCAGATCGGTCATGAAAGGTACCGAGGCCCATGCCAGGAAGCTCGGTTTCGATATCGTCTTCAAGCGTACCTATCCAAAGGGTGTTACCGACCTGACGCCGCTTCTGTCGGACCTTAAGGCTGCCAAGCCTGAGATCGTTCTCGGCGGCGGACATTTCCAGGATGGCCAGCTGTTCAACAGGCAGATGGCCGATCTCGATATCAACGTTAAAGCCCTTTCCCTCATTGCCGCAGCGACCCTCCCCGCGTTTTACGATGCCTTAAAGGAAAATGCTGAAGGCGTTATGGGTCCCTCGCACTGGGAGTATGGAGTGACCTTCTCAAAGGAGGACGCCAAGAAGGAAGGCTACAGGTGGATCGGCCCCAGCCAGGATGAATTCGTCAGCCTGTTCAAGAAGGCGGTAGGCAAGGATATTATCCCGGACTACCACGGAGCTGAGGCCGGCGCGGCTGTCCTGGCCCTGGTTCTGGGTGTTGAGAATGCCGGCTCCGTTGATTCCAACGCGGTTCGCGCGGCCCTCGGAAACCTGGAGTTCATGTCCTTCTACGGTACCTGGAAAATAGATGATACCGGCAAGCAGGTCGGCCATTCCATGGTGGATGTCCAGTGGCAGAACGCGAAGAGGGTTATTGTCTGGCCCGAGGCCGCAAAAACAGGAAACGTCATTTACCCGAAGCCCGACTTCAAGTAG
- a CDS encoding branched-chain amino acid ABC transporter permease, with protein sequence MGLSLIFGVLKVVNVGHGAFIMVGAYTALILFNSLGVSPIFAVFVALLLGMLLGFFIYYTTISRLLKAPELSTLLVTFSFGVLLEEVAKQLFTSEARGFYWNLGKLDLGVTVLPYSKIIAFFGSIIVAIVLYLWFNRTRAGTAMRSVVEDDRGAMVCGVNVAWQYALSFSLGIGITVMSGVLLTMFIPVGINPYMGGGYTLKAFVIAVLGGLSSPYGAFFAGLIFGLVENGSYTLFANIPGLEPFAMTRFFSFVILLVILLIKPTGLFGRKNV encoded by the coding sequence ATGGGGTTGAGCCTTATCTTCGGGGTTCTAAAGGTGGTCAATGTCGGACATGGCGCCTTTATCATGGTCGGTGCCTATACCGCGCTGATTCTTTTCAACTCGTTGGGCGTATCCCCCATCTTCGCTGTTTTCGTAGCCCTTCTCCTGGGTATGCTTCTCGGGTTTTTCATCTACTACACGACAATCAGCAGGCTTCTGAAGGCCCCTGAACTGTCCACGCTGCTGGTGACTTTTTCCTTCGGGGTACTCCTGGAGGAGGTTGCCAAGCAGCTCTTTACTTCCGAGGCCAGGGGCTTTTATTGGAACCTGGGAAAGCTTGATCTCGGCGTTACGGTTTTGCCATATTCCAAGATCATCGCTTTTTTCGGTAGTATTATCGTGGCCATTGTTCTTTATCTCTGGTTCAACAGGACCCGTGCGGGAACCGCCATGAGAAGCGTGGTGGAGGATGATCGCGGGGCGATGGTATGCGGGGTCAATGTGGCCTGGCAGTATGCCCTGAGCTTTTCCCTCGGCATCGGTATCACCGTTATGAGCGGTGTGCTCCTGACCATGTTCATCCCCGTGGGCATTAACCCGTACATGGGGGGCGGGTATACCCTGAAGGCCTTTGTCATCGCGGTTCTCGGCGGTCTGTCTTCCCCGTACGGGGCTTTTTTCGCCGGGCTCATCTTCGGTTTAGTGGAAAACGGCTCCTATACGCTCTTTGCGAATATTCCCGGGTTAGAGCCGTTCGCCATGACACGGTTTTTCTCATTCGTGATTCTCCTGGTCATTCTTCTGATCAAGCCCACAGGCCTGTTTGGGCGGAAAAATGTCTAA
- a CDS encoding SO_0444 family Cu/Zn efflux transporter: MFAILHGFLTVLTETWDILLASAIYVLFGILIAGLLKMFLSPETVAKQLGKGRFLPVIKAAFFGIPIPLCSCGVLPAAASLRKQGANRGATVAFLISTPESGVDSIAISYALLDPIMTVARPLVAFVTAFIAGISENFMASPDPLADEKANAACPVDGCCDGENCPPEQHRHHHSFFEKVRTGMRYSFSELWGDLAGWFFIGLLLAGIITAAVPEDLFSSHLGGGLSSMLIMLVIGIPLYICATASTPIAAALVLKGVSPGAALVFLLVGPATNLASLSVLVGFLGKRATVLYLAVIASVSVLAGLLLDQIYGLAGISPQAVIGQAGEVIPGWLQFAGAVVLLILSIRPLTTMVKRWIHRLGVIRKAPTGTDNCCSDGCSR, from the coding sequence ATGTTCGCCATACTGCACGGTTTTTTGACAGTCCTCACGGAGACTTGGGATATCCTCCTGGCGTCGGCCATTTACGTCCTGTTCGGCATCCTCATCGCGGGATTGCTGAAGATGTTTCTATCGCCCGAGACCGTGGCAAAACAACTGGGCAAGGGACGGTTTCTTCCCGTTATCAAGGCTGCGTTTTTCGGCATCCCCATCCCTCTTTGCTCCTGCGGTGTTTTGCCGGCCGCGGCGTCCCTGAGAAAACAGGGAGCCAACAGGGGCGCCACGGTGGCCTTTCTTATCTCAACGCCTGAGTCGGGTGTGGATTCCATAGCCATCAGCTATGCTCTGCTTGACCCCATCATGACTGTGGCCAGACCCCTGGTGGCATTCGTTACGGCTTTCATCGCGGGGATCAGCGAAAACTTCATGGCCTCTCCAGATCCCCTTGCCGATGAAAAGGCCAATGCCGCATGTCCGGTGGACGGCTGCTGCGACGGCGAAAACTGCCCCCCCGAGCAGCACCGTCATCATCATTCTTTTTTCGAAAAGGTTCGGACAGGAATGCGTTATTCCTTTAGTGAACTCTGGGGTGACCTTGCCGGTTGGTTCTTCATCGGACTTCTGCTGGCAGGCATCATTACCGCAGCTGTTCCGGAGGACCTTTTTTCATCACATCTGGGCGGCGGTCTGTCGTCCATGCTGATCATGCTCGTGATAGGTATCCCCCTTTACATCTGCGCCACCGCTTCGACGCCCATCGCTGCGGCGCTGGTGCTTAAGGGGGTAAGCCCGGGCGCGGCACTGGTTTTTCTCCTGGTCGGTCCGGCAACAAACCTGGCCTCTCTTTCCGTCCTTGTCGGGTTCCTCGGGAAAAGAGCTACGGTCCTCTACCTGGCGGTCATCGCTTCCGTAAGCGTTCTGGCGGGCCTGCTCCTGGATCAGATCTACGGTCTGGCAGGAATATCTCCGCAGGCGGTGATAGGACAGGCAGGGGAGGTGATTCCAGGGTGGTTGCAATTTGCTGGAGCTGTTGTCCTCCTGATACTGTCAATCCGCCCCCTGACGACGATGGTAAAAAGATGGATTCATAGGCTGGGTGTCATCAGGAAAGCGCCGACGGGGACCGACAACTGTTGTTCAGACGGTTGCAGCAGATAA
- the guaB gene encoding IMP dehydrogenase → MLKDRVEVGLTFDDVLLLPAESSVLPSEVSLESRLTRNISLGIPLLSAAMDTVTESRTAIAMAQEGGIGIIHKNMDVDSQAGEVDKVKKSESGMIVDPITMHPDQKIFEAQDLMTRYRISGLPITEDGGKNGRLLGILTNRDLRFETRFEKKVSEVMTKENLVTVREGITLEEAKSVLHKHRIEKLLVVDDEYHLMGLITIKDIEKSRKYPNACKDELGRLRVGAAIGVGKDLAERAPALVESGIDVLVIDTAHGHSRGVVEAVTIVRKEFPDIQLIAGNVASAEATQALIKAGVDAVKVGVGPGSICTTRVISGVGVPQVTAINECAGAAAGSEVPIIADGGVKFSGDIVKAIAAGANSVMIGSLFAGTDESPGELVLFQGRSYKVYRGMGSIEAMKSGSKDRYFQAAVEIEGKLVPEGIEGRVPYRGPLSATVYQLVGGLRSGMGYTGCRDLDELRTKTNFVRVTVAGLKESHVHDVIITKEAPNYWLE, encoded by the coding sequence ATGCTTAAAGACAGAGTTGAGGTGGGTCTGACTTTTGATGATGTCCTTCTCCTCCCGGCGGAATCGTCGGTACTGCCATCAGAGGTCAGCCTCGAAAGCAGACTGACGAGAAACATCTCCCTCGGCATTCCACTCCTGAGCGCGGCAATGGATACCGTTACAGAGTCCAGAACGGCCATCGCCATGGCCCAGGAAGGGGGAATCGGCATAATTCACAAGAATATGGATGTTGATTCCCAGGCGGGAGAGGTTGACAAGGTCAAGAAGTCGGAAAGCGGGATGATCGTTGACCCCATAACCATGCATCCGGACCAGAAGATCTTCGAGGCCCAGGATCTTATGACCAGGTACAGGATTTCCGGTCTGCCCATCACCGAGGACGGCGGCAAAAACGGCAGGCTCCTGGGAATATTAACCAACAGGGACCTGAGGTTTGAAACCCGCTTCGAGAAGAAGGTCTCGGAGGTGATGACCAAGGAAAACCTGGTGACGGTGCGGGAGGGGATAACGCTGGAGGAAGCAAAGAGCGTTCTTCACAAGCACCGCATTGAAAAGCTTCTGGTAGTTGATGATGAATATCATCTGATGGGTCTCATCACCATCAAGGATATCGAGAAGTCCAGAAAATATCCCAACGCGTGCAAGGATGAATTGGGGCGCCTTCGTGTCGGGGCGGCCATTGGGGTAGGGAAGGACCTGGCCGAGCGTGCCCCCGCTCTCGTCGAGTCCGGGATAGATGTCCTGGTTATCGATACCGCTCACGGTCACTCAAGGGGGGTTGTCGAGGCGGTAACCATCGTCCGAAAGGAGTTTCCCGACATTCAGCTGATTGCCGGGAACGTTGCCTCCGCTGAGGCAACCCAGGCGTTGATCAAGGCAGGTGTCGATGCGGTCAAAGTTGGAGTGGGGCCCGGCTCCATCTGCACCACCAGGGTAATTTCAGGGGTGGGGGTTCCACAGGTCACCGCCATCAACGAGTGTGCCGGGGCAGCCGCCGGCAGCGAAGTCCCAATCATCGCTGACGGGGGGGTCAAGTTCAGCGGGGACATCGTCAAGGCCATTGCCGCCGGGGCCAACTCCGTCATGATCGGAAGCCTCTTCGCCGGAACCGATGAGAGCCCCGGGGAACTCGTCCTGTTTCAGGGGCGTTCCTATAAAGTCTACAGGGGAATGGGGTCCATCGAAGCGATGAAAAGCGGCAGCAAGGACAGGTATTTTCAGGCAGCCGTCGAGATCGAGGGTAAACTGGTGCCGGAGGGGATTGAGGGGCGTGTTCCGTATAGGGGGCCCCTTTCTGCAACCGTTTATCAACTGGTGGGAGGTTTGAGGTCGGGGATGGGATACACCGGGTGCCGGGATCTTGATGAGTTGAGGACCAAAACCAACTTTGTCAGGGTCACCGTTGCCGGGCTCAAGGAGAGCCACGTTCATGATGTTATCATTACCAAGGAGGCCCCCAACTATTGGTTGGAATAG
- a CDS encoding winged helix-turn-helix transcriptional regulator produces MINNREDRCDSRIIHEDRIERARKSALDPAEVEHLSRFFKAFGDPTRLNILRALKSGEICVCDIAATLGITESAISHQLRLLRQLNLVANRREGTILYYRLNDEHIEDMLQLALEHVRE; encoded by the coding sequence ATGATAAACAATCGGGAAGATCGCTGTGACAGCCGGATTATCCATGAGGACCGGATCGAGAGGGCGAGGAAGTCAGCTCTGGATCCAGCCGAGGTAGAGCATTTGTCGCGATTCTTCAAAGCATTCGGGGATCCAACACGGCTTAACATTCTGCGTGCACTCAAATCCGGAGAAATATGTGTGTGCGACATTGCGGCTACCCTCGGGATCACGGAATCAGCCATCAGCCACCAGTTGCGGCTCTTGCGGCAACTGAATCTGGTGGCCAACCGCAGAGAAGGCACAATTCTATATTACCGTCTCAATGATGAACATATAGAGGACATGCTCCAACTGGCGCTGGAGCACGTTCGCGAATAA
- the cfa gene encoding cyclopropane fatty acyl phospholipid synthase, translated as MSKQRQIVEELLAMAGVAIDGPNPWDIQVRDDRLYARMLREKNLGLGEAYMEGWWNCARLDEFFFRILRARLNTRVRGNLRILWPAVTARLLNLQSRGRAGIIADRHYNTGNDLFLSFLDPYNQYSCAFFSGTEDLHQAQLAKMDLISCKMDLGPEDRVLDIGCGWGGFAKYIAERFGCSVTAVNISREQLNYAREFCRNLPVQFLECDYRDIRGTFDKIVSVGMFEHVGFKNYRTFMKTVHHNLKDGGIFLLHTIGGNESDVDCDPWTDKYIFPNGMVPSLAQIGRSVEGLFVIEDMHNLGPHYDRTLMIWNADLQSAWPKFEDKYDEKFKRMWEYFLLSFAGAFRARSMQVWQIVMTKYGTSQPVCRF; from the coding sequence ATGTCGAAACAACGTCAGATCGTAGAGGAACTGCTCGCCATGGCGGGTGTGGCCATTGACGGCCCGAACCCGTGGGATATCCAGGTCAGGGACGACAGGCTGTACGCGCGGATGCTCCGTGAGAAAAACCTTGGCCTCGGGGAGGCCTACATGGAGGGTTGGTGGAATTGCGCACGATTGGATGAGTTTTTTTTCCGGATACTGAGAGCCCGGCTCAACACCAGGGTCAGAGGAAACCTCAGGATACTCTGGCCCGCCGTCACGGCCCGGTTGCTTAACCTCCAGAGCAGGGGGCGCGCCGGGATCATCGCGGACCGGCACTACAACACCGGTAACGACCTGTTCCTGTCTTTTCTTGATCCCTACAACCAGTACAGCTGTGCCTTTTTCAGCGGTACGGAGGACCTTCATCAGGCCCAACTGGCGAAGATGGACCTCATCAGCTGCAAGATGGACCTCGGTCCTGAGGACCGCGTTCTTGATATCGGCTGTGGTTGGGGCGGGTTTGCCAAGTACATCGCCGAGCGCTTCGGCTGCAGCGTAACCGCGGTGAACATCTCCCGGGAGCAATTGAACTATGCCCGCGAGTTCTGCAGGAACCTTCCGGTGCAGTTCCTGGAATGTGATTATCGCGATATTCGGGGTACATTCGACAAGATAGTCTCCGTGGGCATGTTCGAGCACGTCGGCTTCAAGAACTACCGTACCTTCATGAAAACGGTCCATCACAACCTGAAGGACGGAGGCATCTTCCTTCTGCATACCATCGGGGGCAACGAATCCGACGTGGACTGCGACCCCTGGACCGACAAGTACATCTTCCCGAACGGAATGGTGCCGAGCCTGGCCCAGATCGGCCGTTCGGTTGAAGGGTTGTTCGTCATCGAGGACATGCACAACCTGGGCCCCCATTACGACAGGACCCTCATGATATGGAACGCCGACCTCCAGAGCGCATGGCCGAAGTTTGAAGACAAGTACGATGAAAAGTTCAAGCGGATGTGGGAGTATTTCCTTCTTTCTTTCGCCGGGGCCTTCCGGGCCCGCAGCATGCAGGTGTGGCAGATCGTCATGACCAAATACGGCACATCACAACCGGTGTGCCGTTTCTAA
- a CDS encoding ABC transporter ATP-binding protein, which yields MPLLELKNVTKRFGGLVAVDDVSLEIGRGEMMAIVGPNGAGKTTLFNLINGMFLADAGQIIFEGLDITRFPAFKRAHLGIGRTFQIPRPFSSATVQENIAIGAMFGAEGSKTSVDEAMMMADRYVELIGLKAYRDKPAGGLTPTEKKLVEIARALAMKPSLLLMDEAMAGMNPKDIDEMVSFIKMIRETEDIAVIAMVEHIMRAVAGLAERVLVMHQGAKLVDEPTKAALSDPRVIEVYLGHPPEGTDA from the coding sequence ATGCCGCTGCTTGAACTAAAAAACGTCACCAAACGCTTCGGCGGTCTCGTCGCTGTGGACGATGTCAGCCTGGAGATCGGGCGGGGTGAGATGATGGCCATCGTGGGCCCGAACGGTGCGGGGAAGACCACACTGTTCAACCTCATCAACGGCATGTTTTTAGCCGATGCAGGGCAGATCATCTTTGAGGGTCTGGATATCACCAGATTCCCCGCATTCAAGAGGGCCCACCTGGGAATCGGCAGGACGTTCCAGATTCCGAGACCTTTTTCCTCTGCCACGGTGCAGGAAAATATCGCCATCGGGGCCATGTTCGGGGCGGAAGGCAGTAAAACCAGCGTTGATGAAGCTATGATGATGGCTGATCGCTACGTCGAACTCATCGGTCTAAAGGCCTACCGCGACAAGCCGGCCGGAGGCCTCACCCCCACTGAGAAGAAGCTGGTGGAGATCGCCCGGGCCCTCGCCATGAAGCCGAGCCTTCTGCTCATGGATGAGGCTATGGCGGGGATGAACCCAAAGGATATTGATGAGATGGTCTCCTTTATCAAGATGATCAGGGAAACGGAGGACATCGCCGTCATCGCCATGGTGGAGCATATCATGCGTGCGGTGGCGGGTCTGGCCGAAAGGGTCCTGGTCATGCATCAGGGCGCAAAGCTCGTGGACGAACCGACCAAGGCGGCCCTTAGCGATCCCAGGGTTATAGAAGTCTATCTTGGCCACCCACCGGAGGGTACTGATGCTTAA
- a CDS encoding ABC transporter ATP-binding protein codes for MLKVENLQSGYGSMQVLWGPDIEVKKGTITSLLGPNGAGKSTLLWSILGDVKIKGGKVMFDGRDVTGLPPHRKVDLGLTLVPEGKHLFTEMTVYENLIMGAYRKEAQDLRNESLDLVYSIFPILEERREQEAGSLSGGQQQMVTVGRALMTHPRMIMLDEPSQGLAPKLVQEMFDAIGKLKDEVGLTILLVEQNAAASLDAADYVYIMHEGIIKAEGSPEEIKESDEVREAYLGL; via the coding sequence ATGCTTAAAGTCGAAAACCTGCAATCCGGATACGGATCCATGCAGGTCCTGTGGGGGCCGGATATTGAGGTAAAAAAAGGGACTATTACATCCCTGCTCGGTCCCAACGGGGCTGGAAAATCCACCCTTCTCTGGAGCATTTTAGGGGATGTGAAAATCAAGGGTGGAAAAGTCATGTTCGATGGGCGTGACGTTACAGGCCTCCCTCCCCACAGGAAGGTCGATCTCGGGCTGACGCTTGTCCCTGAGGGCAAGCACCTGTTCACCGAGATGACCGTTTACGAAAACCTGATTATGGGCGCCTACCGCAAAGAGGCACAGGACCTCAGGAATGAAAGCCTGGATCTCGTGTACTCCATCTTTCCCATCCTCGAGGAGAGGAGGGAACAGGAAGCAGGATCCCTTTCCGGTGGGCAGCAGCAGATGGTTACCGTTGGGCGCGCCCTCATGACCCATCCCAGGATGATAATGCTCGACGAGCCAAGCCAGGGTCTGGCTCCGAAACTGGTACAGGAAATGTTTGACGCCATCGGAAAGCTCAAGGATGAAGTGGGCCTGACTATTCTCCTGGTGGAGCAGAACGCCGCAGCTTCTCTTGACGCGGCGGACTACGTATACATCATGCACGAGGGCATCATAAAGGCCGAGGGATCTCCCGAAGAGATAAAAGAATCGGATGAGGTTCGGGAGGCCTATCTGGGGTTATGA
- a CDS encoding 2-hydroxyacyl-CoA dehydratase, whose product MSEDYRSMWADLGLDLEAHDALLGVLGKAYQDIYLSQKDRPDGMGYFDFVMSEVHGLRIRELLDEKEAGRKIIGSYCVFVPEEIVLAANATLVGLCSGADFAMDEVEKLLPRNTCALIKSLFGFKLGKVCPYLESTDMIVGENTCDGKKKAYESLNHLVKNLYIMDLPQVKSEQGRTLLKSEYDRFKTAVEELTGVSITAESLKQAIQMVNAKRSAIHRLSSLRKADPAPISGLDALLANQVFFYDNPARFTESVNKICDALENRIAEKKGVFPEKTPRILVSGCPQAVPNWKLPFIVETSGAVIVGEESCVGERGTRNLTDESCRTVEEMMEAIVDRYYQVDCAIFTPNPERLKHIQEMVATYKANGVIHYSLQFCQPYLMESISVEKALEEKNIPTLRIETDYSMEDVGQLKTRIEAFIEQIQ is encoded by the coding sequence ATGAGTGAAGACTATCGTTCTATGTGGGCGGATTTGGGACTTGATCTTGAGGCCCATGACGCCTTGCTGGGCGTTTTGGGGAAAGCCTATCAAGACATTTATTTGTCACAGAAAGATCGCCCTGATGGAATGGGTTATTTCGACTTTGTGATGAGTGAGGTCCATGGCCTGCGGATCAGGGAGCTTCTGGATGAAAAAGAAGCAGGCCGGAAAATCATTGGTTCATACTGTGTTTTTGTACCGGAAGAAATCGTTCTGGCTGCCAACGCCACACTGGTGGGACTGTGCTCAGGAGCTGATTTCGCTATGGATGAAGTGGAAAAGCTCTTGCCGCGCAATACCTGTGCCCTGATCAAGTCATTGTTTGGGTTTAAACTCGGCAAGGTCTGCCCTTATCTGGAAAGCACAGACATGATTGTCGGCGAGAACACCTGTGACGGCAAGAAAAAAGCTTATGAATCTTTAAACCATCTGGTGAAAAATCTCTATATTATGGATCTGCCACAGGTTAAGTCCGAACAGGGTCGAACACTCCTGAAATCTGAATACGATCGTTTCAAAACCGCGGTCGAGGAACTCACCGGCGTCTCCATTACCGCCGAATCGTTGAAGCAGGCGATTCAGATGGTGAATGCCAAACGATCCGCCATTCATCGTCTCTCATCCCTGCGCAAAGCTGACCCGGCACCCATATCCGGTTTGGACGCCCTGTTGGCCAACCAGGTCTTTTTTTATGACAACCCGGCCCGCTTTACGGAATCCGTGAATAAGATCTGTGATGCGTTGGAGAATCGTATTGCGGAGAAAAAGGGAGTTTTCCCGGAAAAGACTCCCCGTATCCTCGTATCCGGCTGCCCCCAGGCGGTGCCCAATTGGAAGCTGCCCTTTATCGTGGAAACTTCCGGCGCGGTTATCGTTGGCGAGGAATCCTGTGTGGGTGAACGGGGCACCCGTAATCTCACGGACGAATCCTGCCGAACAGTCGAGGAGATGATGGAAGCCATTGTGGATCGTTATTACCAGGTGGATTGCGCCATTTTCACGCCCAATCCGGAACGCCTGAAACATATCCAGGAAATGGTCGCTACCTACAAGGCTAACGGGGTGATCCACTATAGTTTGCAGTTCTGCCAACCCTATCTCATGGAATCCATTTCGGTTGAAAAAGCCCTTGAGGAAAAGAATATTCCCACCCTGCGCATCGAGACCGATTACAGCATGGAGGATGTCGGCCAGTTAAAAACCCGGATTGAAGCCTTTATCGAGCAAATTCAGTAG
- a CDS encoding branched-chain amino acid ABC transporter permease produces MSKFRKYFPILPVLLGYAILLLVGLLSPGHWQLISQLAFYCALGQAFNLFMGMTGYVDFGYVAFLGVGTYGMAVTIENFYDKGLGFGLIILGLLMAILFSTILSLAVGAVALRLRGAYFAIATIGVNEGFRYLIEGARIWNGADGIIFTRNMKVAFGRQTASAISTFWVDIMVFGVAVLAAVMTIIYLRNKVGYALTALREDEDAAKAMGVHVTKYKILAFMTSAVLAGLLGATAWALKLSYVYPEDVFEIHYTVEAIIIVMLGGAGTLLGPMVGGLIYGLSKYYLAITLPGFQLLIFAPAIIIIIVLFPEGTVGVIKRKLVGTPLEKFII; encoded by the coding sequence ATGTCTAAATTCCGGAAATATTTTCCCATTCTCCCCGTTCTTCTGGGCTATGCCATTCTCCTGCTTGTCGGTCTGCTCTCGCCCGGGCATTGGCAGTTGATCTCCCAGCTTGCCTTCTACTGCGCCCTGGGGCAGGCTTTCAACCTTTTCATGGGGATGACCGGGTATGTAGACTTCGGCTATGTCGCTTTTCTTGGGGTAGGAACCTATGGAATGGCGGTGACCATTGAAAACTTTTACGACAAGGGGCTCGGTTTTGGCCTGATCATCCTTGGATTGTTGATGGCGATTCTCTTTTCCACTATTCTATCCCTCGCGGTCGGCGCCGTTGCTCTCCGGCTCAGGGGCGCATACTTCGCCATTGCCACCATAGGTGTGAACGAGGGGTTTCGATACCTTATCGAGGGAGCCCGGATCTGGAATGGGGCGGACGGCATTATCTTCACCAGAAATATGAAGGTAGCATTCGGCAGACAGACCGCAAGCGCCATATCAACCTTCTGGGTTGATATTATGGTATTCGGCGTGGCGGTTCTGGCGGCGGTCATGACCATAATCTATCTCAGGAATAAAGTAGGATACGCGCTCACCGCGCTCAGGGAGGATGAGGACGCCGCCAAGGCGATGGGTGTCCACGTAACCAAGTACAAGATCCTCGCGTTCATGACCAGCGCTGTTCTCGCGGGATTGCTCGGCGCCACCGCGTGGGCCCTGAAGCTGAGCTATGTTTATCCCGAGGATGTTTTCGAGATCCACTACACGGTCGAGGCCATCATAATCGTAATGCTCGGAGGGGCAGGCACCCTCCTGGGCCCCATGGTAGGAGGCCTGATTTACGGGCTGTCCAAATACTACCTGGCCATTACGCTTCCCGGTTTCCAGCTCCTCATTTTCGCGCCGGCCATCATTATCATAATTGTTCTCTTCCCGGAGGGAACCGTAGGGGTTATCAAGCGGAAGCTTGTGGGAACGCCCTTGGAAAAATTTATCATCTGA